A region of the Bryobacteraceae bacterium genome:
CAGGCCGCCTGCGCGCCGTCCGGCGTGTAGTCGCCCACCGATACGCCGCCAATGCGGATGCGGCGGAAGAACAGTGACGCCGTATTGAACTCCGGCACAACACCGCCGCTGCGCCCGGCCACGCTGATCCTGCCGCCATAGCCGAGGAGCTGAAGAACGGTATTGAACAGCGGCCCGGCCACCAGGTCAATGATCAGATCCACGCGTTTGCCTCCCAGCGCGCCGAGCACCTGCTGTTTGAGGTCCGGCGCCGAGGGGTCGAAGACATGATCCGCGCCGAGCTCGCGCAGCCGGCCGCCCTTCTCCGCACTGCGCGACAGCGCCACCACCGTCATGTCCATGGAGCGGCCCAGCATCACGCTGGCGACGCCCACGCCGCCGCTGGCGCCGGTCACCAACAGCACTTGCCCCGGCGAAGGCAGCCCGCCCCATTGCACCAACGCCTGCCAGGCCGTGAGGTAGACCAGCGGCGCTGCGGCCATCTCTTCCAGAGACCAGCCCTCGGGCACTGGCGCAACGCTCGACGCCGGCACAATGGTCTTCTCCGCAAAGGTGCCCCAGCGTTCGACGCCCGCCTCGCAGCGCAGGATGCCGACCCGGTCGCCCGGTTTCACACGTTCGACGCCCGGCCCCACGGCGATCACCTCGCCGGCGCCGTCGCGGCCCAGAATGTGGGGCAGGGGCGGCCGCGCCGGATATTGCGCCTGGGCCAGAAACGCATCCGCCGGGTTTAGCGCGGCGTAGCGGACGCGGAGCAGCACTTCGCCTTCGCCGGGCTGCGGATCAGGCACTTCGGCCAGCCGGAGCCGCTCGATGCCCTCATAGCCGTCCATCAACCATGCGCGCATGCTTCCATTGTGACGGAGTGGCGCGCCGGATTCGGCGGTCTCAGTAACGGGTGATGCTCAGGGTGCGGGTCGTTGCGTTGCCCGCAGCGTCCACGGCGGTGATGACTACCGGATTGACTCCCTTGACCAGCGGGATCGGGCCGCAGGTGAAACCGGAGAAGGGCCCGGAGGCCGTGCCGGCGGTCTGCCGCGTCCGCCAGGTGATCTCGCGCACGGCCACGTTGTCGGAGGCTGCGCCGCGCACGGTGATGCGGTCAGCAGATGTCGCGTAGACCGGGGAATAGGGAAAAGTGACTACAAGCTGCGGCGGCGCGGCGTCGCCGCCGGGCGGCGTTGCAGGCGGCGAAGGCGGTGGCGTGGGCGTGGAAGGCGTCGTCGGGTTTGATGGAGTCGACGGAGTCGAAGGATTCGTGGGATTGGAAGGCGACGAAGGCGTGCCCGGTGAACCGGTCGTCTCCCGGGCCGCATACAGCCGACGGATCTCGGCGATGTCTGCCGGTGTGAGGCTGCCGTGGCGCCGGTAGTAGGGATACATCACCGACGACGGCTCATCGTTGTGACCGAGGCCGAGGGCGTGCCCCAGCT
Encoded here:
- a CDS encoding alcohol dehydrogenase; translation: MDGYEGIERLRLAEVPDPQPGEGEVLLRVRYAALNPADAFLAQAQYPARPPLPHILGRDGAGEVIAVGPGVERVKPGDRVGILRCEAGVERWGTFAEKTIVPASSVAPVPEGWSLEEMAAAPLVYLTAWQALVQWGGLPSPGQVLLVTGASGGVGVASVMLGRSMDMTVVALSRSAEKGGRLRELGADHVFDPSAPDLKQQVLGALGGKRVDLIIDLVAGPLFNTVLQLLGYGGRISVAGRSGGVVPEFNTASLFFRRIRIGGVSVGDYTPDGAQAAWKEIVRRLAQLDQRPVIDRVYGFEELKEAFRRLAEGPMGKVLVKVA